One Williamsia phyllosphaerae DNA segment encodes these proteins:
- a CDS encoding AraC family transcriptional regulator yields MDMLSGLLDGPRAHTPFLLRVVMESPWAIEVRDEAPLTVVVMVAGHVDITYADGAFLHAGPGDVVILRGPDPYVFADTAGTDLTAVIHPDGVCRSEVGATLPDHMSLGVRTWGNATPGTDGSVVMLIGTYVSAGEVSSRLLDALDRTILVTGAHNPLAGLLDAEMLRDAPGHETVVNRLLDLILITSLREWFDRPGAAAPRWYTAQSDAVVGQALRLIHHNAAHPWSVDGLAAAVGISRAGFSRRFTDLVGDPPMTYVTQWRLSVAADLLADPVRTLDSVAREVGYSSAFALSAAFKRARGVSPREFRRTLTA; encoded by the coding sequence ATGGACATGCTGTCCGGCCTGCTCGACGGCCCCCGGGCGCACACCCCGTTCCTGCTGCGCGTGGTGATGGAGTCGCCGTGGGCCATCGAGGTCCGCGACGAGGCGCCGCTGACCGTGGTGGTCATGGTCGCCGGGCACGTCGACATCACCTACGCCGACGGAGCATTCCTGCACGCCGGGCCCGGCGACGTCGTCATCCTGCGCGGGCCTGATCCCTACGTGTTCGCCGACACCGCGGGCACCGATCTGACCGCGGTCATCCACCCGGACGGTGTGTGTCGCAGCGAGGTCGGCGCGACGTTGCCCGACCACATGTCGCTCGGGGTGCGCACCTGGGGCAACGCGACTCCGGGGACCGACGGATCGGTGGTGATGTTGATCGGGACGTATGTCTCGGCGGGAGAGGTGAGTTCACGCCTGCTCGATGCCCTGGACCGCACGATCCTGGTCACCGGGGCCCACAATCCTCTCGCCGGTCTACTCGACGCCGAGATGCTTCGAGACGCCCCCGGTCACGAGACCGTGGTGAACCGACTGCTGGATCTGATCCTCATCACGAGCCTGCGCGAGTGGTTCGACCGCCCCGGCGCCGCCGCCCCACGGTGGTACACCGCACAGTCCGATGCCGTTGTGGGACAGGCTCTCCGTCTCATCCACCACAACGCCGCGCACCCGTGGTCGGTGGACGGACTGGCCGCCGCGGTCGGTATCTCCCGAGCGGGTTTCTCACGGCGCTTCACCGATCTCGTCGGCGATCCACCGATGACCTACGTGACACAGTGGCGCCTGTCCGTGGCCGCCGATCTGCTCGCCGACCCCGTCCGCACGCTCGACTCGGTCGCACGAGAGGTGGGGTACAGCAGCGCTTTCGCGCTGAGCGCCGCCTTCAAGCGCGCACGCGGGGTGAGCCCGCGCGAATTCCGTCGGACACTCACCGCATGA
- a CDS encoding winged helix-turn-helix transcriptional regulator: protein MSTDESAAQDAFLEADVFARNCGSRDVLQNLTSRWGLLALLALTEGDYRFNALRRRVDGVSERMLSQTLQTLERDGFVTRTVLQSIPPRVEYSLTDLGRAVGASVEGLIEQVEAAVPEVMSARERYDDRPPRD from the coding sequence ATGTCGACGGACGAATCAGCTGCGCAGGACGCCTTCCTCGAGGCCGACGTCTTCGCGCGCAACTGTGGTTCGCGAGACGTGCTGCAGAACCTGACGAGCCGGTGGGGTCTGCTCGCGCTGCTGGCCCTGACCGAGGGCGACTACCGGTTCAACGCGCTGCGGCGTCGGGTCGACGGCGTCAGCGAACGGATGCTGTCGCAGACGTTGCAGACCCTCGAACGCGACGGCTTCGTCACCCGCACGGTGCTGCAGAGCATCCCGCCGCGCGTCGAGTACTCACTGACCGATCTGGGACGTGCGGTCGGGGCATCTGTCGAGGGGCTCATCGAACAGGTCGAGGCCGCGGTACCCGAGGTCATGTCGGCTCGTGAACGCTATGACGACCGGCCGCCTCGGGACTGA
- a CDS encoding TIGR03086 family metal-binding protein: MNAADPRPVYAAATEWVTSLLEAVAPDQLDNPTPCTEFDVLALSGHLLGTAGRAAALGAGTDIFAVSVTDRLHEPAEYAATTRRARELWSDDAKLDTPVTVPWGTVPGSGALWGYVNETLVHGWDLAVATGQDAEAPAGLAEATLPIAQMFIGADIRAIGDVPFGEVVTSRSDAGPTEVLANWSGRTSAEWVRVAT; encoded by the coding sequence ATGAACGCAGCCGATCCCCGCCCCGTCTACGCCGCCGCGACCGAGTGGGTCACGTCCCTGCTCGAGGCCGTGGCGCCCGACCAGCTCGACAACCCCACGCCGTGTACCGAGTTCGACGTCCTCGCCCTGAGCGGTCACCTGCTCGGCACCGCGGGCCGCGCCGCTGCGCTGGGCGCGGGCACCGACATCTTCGCGGTCTCGGTGACCGACCGGCTCCACGAGCCGGCGGAGTACGCCGCGACCACCCGCCGGGCACGGGAGCTGTGGTCCGACGACGCGAAGCTCGACACCCCGGTCACCGTTCCGTGGGGCACCGTTCCCGGCAGCGGTGCGCTGTGGGGTTACGTCAACGAGACCCTCGTGCACGGATGGGATCTCGCGGTGGCCACCGGTCAGGACGCCGAGGCGCCGGCCGGGCTGGCCGAGGCCACTCTGCCGATCGCGCAGATGTTCATCGGCGCCGACATCCGCGCGATCGGTGACGTCCCGTTCGGCGAGGTCGTGACGAGCAGGTCGGACGCAGGCCCCACCGAGGTTCTCGCCAACTGGTCGGGTCGCACCTCCGCCGAGTGGGTACGCGTCGCGACATGA
- a CDS encoding alpha/beta fold hydrolase translates to MPEITLPEGTIAYRVVGPEDSLHPTVLFVHGILVDHRLWTVVADQLAERGYRCVIPTLPLGSHTIPLDARASPTPKTSARMIRDLIVELELTDVTLVGCDTGGALCQFVIDEYADHVGRLVLLNCDAFDRFPPAPFKQVFALMRGPRTLRALMNAMRPTVLRHSPLGFGLLVKRADAELTRSWTEPSRTDPRIARDLAGLLRSIRPADLLEVSNRLPRFDKPVTLVWGQDDRCFTPRLGKRLADRFPDSTYVAVPGARTFVAIDEPDAVSSAIESISHRPPRSG, encoded by the coding sequence ATGCCCGAGATCACGCTCCCCGAGGGGACCATCGCCTACCGCGTCGTCGGACCGGAGGATTCACTGCATCCGACGGTGCTGTTCGTCCACGGCATCCTCGTGGACCACCGCCTGTGGACGGTGGTGGCCGATCAACTCGCCGAGCGGGGCTACCGCTGCGTCATCCCAACCCTTCCCCTCGGCTCGCACACCATCCCGCTCGACGCACGCGCGAGCCCGACCCCCAAGACATCGGCCCGGATGATCCGCGACCTGATCGTCGAGCTCGAACTCACCGACGTGACGCTCGTCGGCTGCGACACCGGCGGTGCGCTCTGTCAGTTCGTCATCGACGAGTACGCCGACCACGTCGGCCGTCTGGTGCTGTTGAACTGCGACGCCTTCGACCGGTTCCCGCCGGCGCCGTTCAAGCAGGTCTTCGCGCTGATGCGCGGCCCGAGGACGCTGCGCGCACTGATGAACGCGATGCGCCCGACGGTCCTACGACACAGTCCGCTCGGCTTCGGGCTGCTGGTGAAGCGAGCCGACGCCGAGCTCACGCGGTCCTGGACGGAACCGTCGCGTACCGATCCGCGCATCGCCCGCGACCTCGCCGGACTGCTGCGCTCCATCCGACCCGCGGACCTGCTCGAGGTGAGCAACCGGCTGCCGCGGTTCGACAAGCCGGTCACGCTCGTCTGGGGTCAGGACGATCGCTGCTTCACCCCGCGCCTCGGAAAGCGACTGGCCGACCGTTTTCCGGATTCGACGTACGTCGCGGTGCCGGGCGCGCGCACATTCGTCGCGATCGACGAACCGGACGCCGTCAGCAGCGCGATCGAATCGATCTCGCACCGACCCCCGCGCAGCGGATAG
- a CDS encoding DUF2231 domain-containing protein — MTAPHSTPITRALASVEGVSALDAPADVIAGPLRALLDNGLGDALRGSWLGHPLHPVAVTVPIGVWTAAPVFDLFRQPLAAQRLVLVGLGAAMPAAVTGLAEFTTLDAPQRRVAVVHASSNSVAMTLLAGSMLVRRKGRRLAAIGLTLAGLSVTGVSGALGGHLAYVQGAGVQREARPSVTADSWDV; from the coding sequence ATGACTGCACCCCATTCGACCCCGATCACCCGCGCACTGGCCTCCGTCGAAGGGGTGTCGGCCCTCGACGCACCCGCCGATGTGATCGCCGGGCCACTGCGGGCGCTGCTCGACAACGGCCTCGGTGACGCTCTGCGCGGATCCTGGCTCGGTCACCCGCTGCACCCGGTGGCCGTCACCGTGCCCATCGGGGTGTGGACCGCGGCCCCGGTGTTCGACCTGTTCCGGCAACCGCTGGCCGCTCAGCGACTGGTCCTCGTCGGTCTCGGTGCCGCGATGCCGGCCGCGGTCACCGGACTCGCCGAGTTCACCACCCTCGACGCCCCGCAACGTCGGGTGGCTGTCGTGCACGCGTCGTCGAACTCGGTGGCGATGACGCTGCTCGCGGGGTCGATGCTGGTGCGCCGCAAGGGTCGACGTCTTGCAGCGATCGGCCTCACCCTGGCGGGCCTGTCGGTCACGGGTGTCTCGGGCGCGCTCGGGGGTCATCTGGCGTACGTCCAGGGCGCCGGAGTGCAGCGCGAGGCCCGACCGTCGGTTACGGCCGACTCCTGGGACGTGTGA
- a CDS encoding NAD(P)H-binding protein, translating to MTIYGVTGATGQLGRLAVDDLIDRGIPAGDIVAVVRDEAKASGLAERGVVVRVADYADTAALTAAFAGVDRLLFISGSEVGSRLAQHSSVVDAAVAAQVGLVAYTSVLKAESSGLSLATEHVATEKALADSGLDHILLRNGWYSENYVASLQPTIDGGVLYGAAGEGRVAPATRPDFAGAAVSALIAGRPGVFELAGTEHLTYADIAAVIADVAGTPVRYQDLSTDDYAAALAQAGVPEPMPAVLADSDAGIARGELDSTSTDLADLLGRPSTPFVDVIRAALA from the coding sequence ATGACCATCTACGGAGTCACCGGGGCCACCGGCCAGTTGGGCCGTCTGGCCGTCGACGACCTCATCGACCGGGGCATCCCGGCCGGCGACATCGTCGCCGTGGTGCGCGACGAGGCCAAGGCGAGCGGCCTTGCCGAGCGTGGCGTCGTCGTCCGCGTCGCGGACTACGCGGACACCGCCGCGCTCACCGCAGCCTTCGCGGGCGTCGACCGCCTGCTGTTCATCTCGGGCTCCGAGGTGGGCTCGCGCCTTGCGCAGCATTCCTCGGTCGTCGATGCGGCCGTCGCCGCGCAGGTCGGTCTCGTCGCGTACACGAGCGTTCTCAAGGCCGAGTCGAGTGGACTCTCGCTGGCCACCGAGCACGTCGCGACCGAGAAGGCCCTGGCCGACAGCGGCCTGGACCACATCCTGCTGCGCAACGGGTGGTACTCGGAGAACTATGTCGCGTCACTGCAGCCGACCATCGACGGCGGCGTCCTCTACGGTGCCGCCGGCGAGGGACGCGTCGCTCCGGCGACCCGACCCGACTTCGCCGGCGCTGCCGTGTCGGCCCTCATCGCCGGCCGCCCGGGGGTGTTCGAGCTCGCGGGGACCGAGCATCTGACCTACGCCGACATCGCGGCCGTCATCGCCGACGTCGCGGGCACACCTGTCCGGTACCAGGACCTCTCCACCGACGACTACGCCGCCGCACTGGCGCAGGCCGGGGTACCCGAGCCGATGCCGGCCGTACTCGCCGACTCCGACGCCGGGATCGCGCGCGGCGAGTTGGACTCGACGTCGACCGACCTCGCCGATCTGCTCGGACGGCCGTCCACCCCGTTCGTCGACGTCATCCGGGCGGCATTGGCGTAG
- a CDS encoding alpha/beta fold hydrolase produces METATVRAGVLDIAIERHGDPGGRSVVLAHGFPYDPRCFDDVVALLVASGADVVVPYLRGYGPTQFISPTTVRSGQQAALAHDLRELIIAMDLDQPVVAGFDWGGRAACLVSLLWPELVSGLATVGGYNVQDIAASATPAPPHLDRRAWYQYYLHSERGRAGLAEYRAEFAQLLWTEWSPTWRFGDSEFAATAPSFDNPDFVDVVVHSYRHRYGLVDGDPAYAATEDEIAHRRPIGVPTVVLEPTEDPIASLSGTGDHEQHFTDLVDVRPIDCGHNPPQELPSLFADAVRRLF; encoded by the coding sequence GTGGAGACGGCAACGGTACGAGCAGGGGTCCTCGATATCGCGATCGAGCGGCACGGCGATCCCGGCGGGCGTTCGGTGGTGCTGGCACACGGGTTCCCGTACGACCCGAGGTGTTTCGACGACGTCGTGGCACTGCTGGTCGCATCGGGTGCCGATGTGGTCGTGCCCTACCTACGCGGCTACGGCCCGACCCAGTTCATCTCGCCGACCACGGTGCGGTCGGGACAACAGGCCGCGTTGGCGCACGATCTCCGGGAGCTCATCATCGCGATGGACCTGGATCAGCCGGTGGTGGCCGGATTCGACTGGGGTGGTCGGGCCGCCTGCCTGGTGTCGCTGCTGTGGCCGGAGCTGGTGTCCGGGTTGGCGACCGTCGGCGGGTACAACGTCCAGGACATCGCCGCGTCCGCAACACCGGCACCGCCGCATCTCGACCGCCGCGCCTGGTACCAGTACTACCTGCACTCCGAGCGTGGTCGTGCCGGCCTGGCCGAGTACCGCGCCGAGTTCGCGCAACTGCTGTGGACGGAGTGGTCCCCGACGTGGCGGTTCGGCGACTCCGAGTTCGCCGCGACCGCACCGTCGTTCGACAACCCGGACTTCGTCGACGTGGTCGTGCACTCCTACCGGCACCGGTACGGACTCGTCGACGGTGACCCCGCCTACGCGGCGACCGAGGACGAGATCGCGCACCGGCGACCGATCGGCGTCCCGACGGTCGTCCTCGAACCCACCGAGGACCCGATCGCCTCGCTGTCGGGGACCGGCGACCACGAGCAGCACTTCACCGACCTCGTCGATGTCCGTCCGATCGATTGCGGCCACAACCCACCCCAGGAACTGCCCAGCCTGTTCGCCGACGCGGTTCGTCGCCTGTTCTGA
- a CDS encoding acyl-CoA dehydrogenase: MAAPLSRRDIDFLLFEWLDVAALTTRERFTEHSRETFDDVLDLSADIATKMFATHNKKGDQNEPYIGDDGKVVLIDEVQAALDEFTKSGLMAGSFDESVGGLQLPNVIGKAALAWFQAANPSSSTYPFLTIGNANLLIEYGTPEQIDTWVRPMVEGRFYGTMCLSEPQAGSSLADITTKAVPADDGSYRVSGTKMWISAGEHELSENIVHLVLAKTPGGPPGVKGISLLIVPKYLADGTRNDVALVGLNHKMGNRGTTNTLLNFGDGTHSPADEKGAVGYLVGEEHHGLMYMFHMMNEARIGVGFLATAIGYAGYLASLEYAKVRTQGRPLDNKDPSSPAVPIIDHADVRRMLLAQKSYVEGALALTLYCAQLVDDEQTTTGADRDRTHLLLEVLTPIAKSWPSQWCLEANSLAIQVLGGYGYTKEFDVEQYYRDNRLNPIHEGAHGIHGLDLLGRKVVMQDGAGLKLLAETITATIDRAESAGADAAVYAADLRRAVDRLTEVTVALWSVGDPATTLANSTVYLEATGHVVLAWIWLEQLLAVGDNTGDFYDGKRAAAQYFFRYELPKTGPQFDLLASLDRTTLDLEPAWF; this comes from the coding sequence ATGGCCGCCCCGCTGTCCCGCCGCGACATCGACTTCCTGCTGTTCGAGTGGCTGGACGTCGCCGCCCTGACCACCCGCGAACGCTTCACCGAGCACTCCCGCGAGACGTTCGACGACGTCCTCGACCTCAGTGCCGACATCGCGACCAAGATGTTCGCGACGCACAACAAGAAGGGCGACCAGAACGAGCCCTACATCGGTGACGACGGAAAGGTCGTCCTCATCGACGAGGTGCAGGCCGCTCTCGACGAGTTCACCAAGTCGGGTCTCATGGCCGGGTCGTTCGACGAGTCCGTCGGCGGGCTGCAACTGCCCAACGTCATCGGCAAGGCCGCGCTGGCCTGGTTCCAGGCGGCGAATCCGTCGTCGTCGACATACCCGTTCCTCACGATCGGCAACGCGAACCTGTTGATCGAGTACGGCACCCCCGAGCAGATCGACACCTGGGTCCGGCCCATGGTCGAGGGGCGCTTCTACGGGACGATGTGCTTGTCCGAACCGCAGGCCGGGTCGTCGCTGGCGGACATCACCACCAAGGCCGTCCCAGCCGACGACGGCAGCTACCGGGTCAGCGGCACCAAGATGTGGATCTCCGCCGGCGAACACGAACTGAGCGAGAACATCGTCCACCTGGTGCTCGCCAAGACACCCGGCGGACCTCCCGGGGTCAAGGGCATCTCGCTGCTCATCGTCCCGAAGTACCTCGCCGACGGAACCCGCAACGACGTCGCCCTGGTGGGCTTGAACCACAAGATGGGCAACCGCGGCACCACCAACACCCTGCTCAACTTCGGGGACGGAACACACAGTCCCGCAGACGAGAAGGGCGCGGTCGGCTATCTGGTCGGCGAGGAGCACCACGGCCTCATGTACATGTTCCACATGATGAACGAGGCTCGGATCGGTGTCGGGTTCCTCGCCACCGCGATCGGCTACGCCGGTTACCTCGCCTCGCTCGAGTACGCCAAGGTCCGCACGCAGGGACGCCCGTTGGACAACAAGGACCCCAGTTCGCCCGCGGTCCCGATCATCGACCACGCCGACGTCCGCCGCATGCTGCTGGCGCAGAAGTCATACGTGGAAGGCGCTCTCGCACTCACCCTGTACTGCGCGCAGCTCGTCGACGACGAGCAGACCACCACCGGCGCCGACCGCGACCGGACCCATCTGCTGCTCGAGGTGCTCACCCCCATCGCCAAGAGCTGGCCGTCACAGTGGTGCCTCGAGGCCAACAGCCTGGCCATCCAGGTGCTCGGCGGATACGGCTACACCAAGGAGTTCGACGTCGAGCAGTACTACCGCGACAACCGCCTGAACCCGATCCACGAAGGCGCACACGGTATCCACGGCCTCGACCTGTTGGGCCGCAAGGTCGTCATGCAGGACGGCGCCGGACTCAAGCTGCTCGCCGAGACCATCACGGCGACCATCGATCGCGCCGAGTCGGCCGGGGCCGACGCCGCGGTGTACGCCGCCGATCTGCGCCGCGCGGTGGATCGACTGACCGAGGTCACCGTCGCACTGTGGTCGGTCGGCGATCCGGCCACCACGCTGGCGAACTCGACGGTCTATCTCGAGGCCACCGGTCACGTCGTCCTCGCCTGGATCTGGCTGGAGCAACTGCTCGCGGTCGGCGACAACACCGGCGACTTCTACGACGGCAAACGCGCTGCAGCACAGTACTTCTTCCGGTACGAGCTGCCGAAGACCGGCCCGCAGTTCGACCTACTGGCCTCTCTCGACCGCACCACCCTGGATCTCGAGCCGGCCTGGTTCTGA
- a CDS encoding TetR/AcrR family transcriptional regulator yields MTTGTTVGDSAAADRIRRAAIEAFAESGYAGSSTRQITRRLNMSATAMYPHFRSKEDLLYAIALDGHRAVLAALRDADDPASPVLDRLTSVVSAFATWQAEFHQLARVVQYELAALTPVHYRTITAMRRDTVAVVAAIVQAGKDSGEFSVDDVDDVVLAISSLCVDVCRWFPSKIHDDPRRLGVAYGRIAQRLVR; encoded by the coding sequence ATGACCACCGGGACCACCGTGGGTGACTCCGCTGCCGCGGACCGCATCCGACGAGCGGCGATCGAGGCCTTCGCCGAGTCCGGGTACGCGGGCAGTTCGACGCGGCAGATCACCAGACGTCTGAACATGAGCGCCACCGCGATGTACCCGCACTTCCGATCCAAGGAAGACCTGCTCTACGCCATCGCCCTCGACGGACACCGGGCCGTTCTGGCGGCGCTCCGCGACGCCGACGACCCCGCGTCACCCGTCCTGGATCGGCTGACCTCGGTGGTCTCGGCGTTCGCGACCTGGCAGGCGGAGTTCCATCAACTCGCCCGGGTCGTCCAGTACGAGTTGGCCGCGCTGACCCCGGTGCACTACCGGACGATCACCGCGATGCGTCGGGACACGGTCGCGGTGGTCGCGGCGATCGTGCAGGCGGGCAAGGACTCCGGCGAGTTCTCGGTCGACGACGTCGACGATGTGGTCTTGGCCATCTCGTCGCTGTGCGTGGACGTGTGCCGGTGGTTCCCGTCGAAGATCCACGACGACCCGCGACGTCTCGGCGTGGCGTACGGCCGGATCGCGCAGCGCCTCGTCCGCTGA
- a CDS encoding ATP-dependent Clp protease ATP-binding subunit, translating to MFERFTDRARRVVVLAQEEARMLNHNYIGTEHILLGLIHEGEGVAAKSLESLGISLEGVRSQVEEIIGQGQQAPSGHIPFTPRAKKVLELSLREALQLGHNYIGTEHILLGLIREGEGVAAQVLVKLGADLNRVRQQVIQLLSGYQGKEPQEAGTGGRSSEAGTPSTSLVLDQFGRNLTAAAADAKLDPVIGREKEIERVMQVLSRRTKNNPVLIGEPGVGKTAVVEGLAQAIVSGNVPETLKDKQLYTLDLGSLVAGSRYRGDFEERLKKVLKEINTRGDIILFIDELHTLVGAGAAEGAIDAASILKPKLARGELQTIGATTLDEYRKYIEKDAALERRFQPVQVGEPSVEHTIEILKGLRDRYESHHRVSITDGALVAAATLADRYINDRFLPDKAIDLIDEAGARMRIRRMTAPPDLREFDDKIAGARKEKESAIDAQDFEKAANLRDKEKQLVVERAEREKQWRSGDMDVVAEVDDEQIAEVLGNWTGIPVFKLTEEETTRLLRMEDELHKRIIGQVEAVKAVSKAIRRTRAGLKDPKRPSGSFIFAGPSGVGKTELSKALANFLFGEDDALIQIDMGEFHDRFTASRLFGAPPGYVGYEEGGQLTEKVRRKPFSVVLFDEIEKAHSEIYNTLLQVLEDGRLTDGQGRTVDFKNTVLIFTSNLGTADISKAVGLGFTSGEGAGSNYERMKQKVNDELKKHFRPEFLNRIDDIVVFHQLTKDEIISMVDLMLNRVEGALKNKDMALEVTDKAKSLLAKRGFDPVLGARPLRRTIQREIEDALSEKILFNDITAGQIILVDVENWDGEGDGDEAKFTFVGSKKPVELPDTPVELAKSAE from the coding sequence ATGTTCGAACGGTTCACCGATCGCGCACGCCGGGTTGTCGTCCTCGCCCAAGAAGAGGCGCGGATGCTCAATCACAACTACATCGGCACCGAGCACATCCTGCTCGGCCTCATCCACGAGGGCGAGGGAGTCGCGGCGAAGTCGCTCGAGTCGCTCGGCATCTCGCTCGAGGGTGTCCGCAGCCAGGTCGAGGAGATCATCGGACAGGGCCAGCAGGCTCCGTCGGGTCACATCCCCTTCACGCCGCGTGCCAAGAAGGTCCTCGAGCTCTCGCTGCGTGAGGCGCTGCAGCTCGGCCACAACTACATCGGCACCGAGCACATCCTGCTCGGCCTGATCCGCGAGGGCGAGGGCGTCGCAGCCCAGGTCCTGGTGAAGCTGGGCGCCGACCTCAACCGTGTGCGCCAGCAGGTCATCCAGCTGCTCTCGGGCTACCAGGGCAAGGAGCCGCAGGAAGCCGGTACCGGCGGACGCAGCTCCGAAGCGGGCACCCCGTCGACCTCGCTCGTGCTCGACCAGTTCGGTCGGAACCTGACGGCCGCGGCCGCCGACGCCAAGCTCGACCCGGTCATCGGGCGCGAGAAGGAGATCGAGCGGGTCATGCAGGTGCTCTCACGACGCACCAAGAACAACCCGGTCCTCATCGGTGAGCCCGGCGTCGGCAAGACCGCCGTCGTCGAGGGCCTCGCCCAGGCCATCGTGTCCGGCAACGTCCCCGAGACGCTGAAGGACAAGCAGCTCTACACCCTCGACCTCGGTTCGCTTGTCGCCGGTAGCCGCTACCGCGGTGACTTCGAGGAGCGCCTGAAGAAGGTCCTCAAGGAGATCAACACCCGCGGCGACATCATCCTGTTCATCGACGAGCTGCACACGCTCGTCGGCGCGGGTGCCGCCGAGGGCGCGATCGACGCGGCCTCGATCCTCAAGCCGAAGCTGGCCCGTGGTGAGCTGCAGACCATCGGTGCCACCACGCTCGACGAGTACCGCAAGTACATCGAGAAGGACGCCGCCCTCGAGCGTCGTTTCCAGCCGGTCCAGGTCGGCGAGCCCTCGGTGGAGCACACCATCGAGATCCTCAAGGGTCTGCGCGACCGCTACGAGTCGCACCACCGCGTCTCGATCACCGACGGCGCGCTGGTGGCCGCGGCCACCCTGGCCGACAGGTACATCAACGACCGTTTCCTGCCGGACAAGGCGATCGACCTCATCGACGAGGCGGGCGCGCGAATGCGCATCCGCCGGATGACCGCGCCGCCGGACCTCCGCGAGTTCGACGACAAGATCGCCGGCGCGCGCAAGGAGAAGGAATCGGCGATCGACGCCCAGGACTTCGAGAAGGCCGCGAACCTGCGCGACAAGGAGAAGCAGCTCGTCGTCGAGCGTGCCGAGCGCGAGAAGCAGTGGCGCAGCGGTGACATGGACGTCGTGGCCGAGGTCGACGACGAGCAGATCGCCGAGGTGCTGGGCAACTGGACCGGTATCCCCGTCTTCAAGCTCACCGAGGAGGAGACCACCCGTCTGCTCCGCATGGAGGACGAGCTGCACAAGCGGATCATCGGCCAGGTCGAGGCGGTCAAGGCCGTCTCCAAGGCGATCCGTCGTACGCGTGCCGGTCTGAAGGACCCCAAGCGCCCGTCGGGCTCGTTCATCTTCGCCGGCCCGTCCGGTGTCGGTAAGACCGAGCTCTCCAAGGCGCTGGCGAACTTCCTGTTCGGCGAGGACGACGCGCTCATCCAGATCGACATGGGCGAGTTCCATGACCGCTTCACCGCATCGCGGCTGTTCGGTGCCCCTCCCGGGTACGTCGGCTACGAAGAGGGTGGTCAGCTGACCGAGAAGGTCCGCCGCAAGCCGTTCTCGGTGGTGCTGTTCGACGAGATCGAGAAGGCGCACTCGGAGATCTACAACACGCTGCTGCAGGTGTTGGAGGACGGTCGTCTGACCGACGGTCAGGGTCGTACGGTCGACTTCAAGAACACCGTGCTGATCTTCACCTCGAACCTCGGTACGGCCGACATCTCCAAGGCGGTCGGGCTGGGCTTCACCTCGGGTGAGGGCGCCGGCTCGAACTACGAGCGGATGAAGCAGAAGGTCAACGACGAGCTGAAGAAACATTTCCGCCCGGAGTTCCTCAACCGCATCGACGACATCGTGGTGTTCCATCAGCTCACCAAGGACGAGATCATCTCGATGGTCGACCTGATGCTCAACCGCGTCGAGGGTGCGCTGAAGAACAAGGACATGGCCCTCGAGGTCACCGACAAGGCCAAGAGCTTGCTGGCCAAGCGCGGGTTCGACCCGGTGCTGGGTGCGCGGCCGCTGCGTCGCACCATCCAGCGCGAGATCGAGGATGCGCTGTCGGAGAAGATCCTGTTCAACGACATCACCGCCGGCCAGATCATCCTGGTCGACGTGGAGAACTGGGACGGCGAGGGCGACGGCGACGAGGCGAAGTTCACCTTCGTCGGATCGAAGAAGCCCGTCGAGCTCCCCGACACCCCGGTGGAGCTGGCCAAGAGCGCAGAGTGA
- a CDS encoding anthrone oxygenase family protein yields the protein MTALRQTILVLGVTTTGLMAGLFCAFAYAVMPGLHRTDARTLVTAMQKINAAIVNPVFLLLFFGGLVVTVAAAWLCRHEAIAPWVIVAAVLYLLGLVVTVAFNIPLNDRLAAATDPDTARAAFETAWVRWNLVRAVLHTGGFMVLAAGLVVSSSA from the coding sequence ATGACCGCACTTCGCCAGACCATCCTCGTGCTCGGCGTCACCACCACCGGACTCATGGCCGGACTCTTCTGCGCGTTCGCCTATGCGGTGATGCCGGGTCTGCATCGCACCGACGCGCGCACGCTGGTGACGGCGATGCAGAAGATCAACGCCGCCATCGTCAATCCCGTGTTCCTGCTGTTGTTCTTCGGCGGTCTCGTCGTCACCGTCGCGGCGGCCTGGTTGTGTCGCCACGAGGCCATCGCGCCGTGGGTGATCGTCGCGGCGGTGCTCTACCTTCTCGGGCTGGTCGTGACCGTCGCGTTCAACATCCCGTTGAACGATCGACTCGCAGCGGCCACCGATCCGGACACCGCACGGGCCGCGTTCGAGACCGCCTGGGTGCGATGGAATCTCGTGCGCGCCGTGCTGCACACCGGCGGTTTCATGGTGTTGGCCGCCGGGCTGGTGGTCTCGTCTTCCGCCTGA